The region GCAGCCGCCTCCCTCTACGTTCCGCGCTTCAACGTGATGGATCCCGACGCCGTCCGCCCCTTCGTCGAGTCGGTGGCGACGGCCCAGCTGGTGACGGTGGGGGAGGACGGCGTACCGGACGCGACGTTCCTCCCGGTGCTGTGGGAGGACGACCGGCTCGTCGGCCACCTGGCCCGCGCCAACGCGCACTGGCGGCGCATCGTCGACGGCTCGCCCGCATTGGCGATCGTGACGGGACCCGATGCGTACATCTCCCCGTCCTGGTATGCCACCAAGGCCGAGCACGGCAAGGTCGTGCCCACGTGGAACTACTCCGTCGTGCACCTGCGCGGCCGCGTCTGCGTCCACGACGACGCCGGGTGGGTGCGGGGGCTGGTGACGCGGCTGACCGACCGCCACGAGTCCCCTCGCGACGAGCCGTGGGCGGTCTCCGACGCGCCGGCCGACTACATCGAGAAGAACCTGCGCCCGATCGTCGGCGTCTCGCTCCTGGTCGAGTCGGTCGAGGCGAAGGCCAAGCTCAGCCAGAACCGTTCGGACGAGGACCGGTCCGGTGTCGCGTCCGGGCTGGCCGACGACGGGCGCGACCCGTCCTCCCTGGTGATCTCGTGACGACCGGCCGGGTCCGCGAGCGCTTCACCGGTCGCATCGCCGGCGTCGGCAGCACGTCCGGCG is a window of Nocardioides oleivorans DNA encoding:
- a CDS encoding FMN-binding negative transcriptional regulator; translated protein: MSNTSAAASLYVPRFNVMDPDAVRPFVESVATAQLVTVGEDGVPDATFLPVLWEDDRLVGHLARANAHWRRIVDGSPALAIVTGPDAYISPSWYATKAEHGKVVPTWNYSVVHLRGRVCVHDDAGWVRGLVTRLTDRHESPRDEPWAVSDAPADYIEKNLRPIVGVSLLVESVEAKAKLSQNRSDEDRSGVASGLADDGRDPSSLVIS